Proteins from a genomic interval of Fastidiosipila sp.:
- a CDS encoding InlB B-repeat-containing protein, with amino-acid sequence MKKRIFGLLLCFLVMMAMVPVLAIADGEMVTVSFDMKGHGTGAPVDQTIPKGTPAVEPVEPVPLAEEKFYFGYWTYIRNYFVTRWDFSNNVNEDMTLSALWFPWETRALQLALDGQPYSGVTALAKDTTAGTTHILTEGDPGLYSVQLPEGNYDMMVNDELILPNQTVGRKGSSSKYFFYYYSMNFNSNGQIFTTASAPGTQVVRSANCPSIPSLPEAANANYAFTGWTKGPGADSGVFDFSRTMSSTRTAYAQWVQVNSGEYPVAVYGAEHEGSSVATSSSDYQVTLKPPA; translated from the coding sequence ATGAAAAAAAGGATTTTCGGTCTGCTATTGTGCTTTTTAGTGATGATGGCAATGGTGCCGGTTTTAGCCATAGCGGATGGGGAAATGGTCACCGTGTCCTTTGACATGAAAGGTCACGGAACAGGCGCCCCTGTGGATCAGACCATTCCGAAGGGTACACCGGCTGTAGAGCCTGTAGAGCCTGTTCCGCTGGCAGAAGAGAAGTTCTATTTTGGATACTGGACCTATATCCGGAATTATTTTGTGACCAGATGGGATTTTTCAAATAACGTCAACGAGGATATGACCCTCTCCGCCTTGTGGTTCCCCTGGGAAACCAGAGCTCTTCAGCTGGCTTTGGACGGGCAGCCCTATAGCGGCGTGACGGCCTTGGCAAAGGATACGACTGCCGGCACGACCCATATTTTGACTGAAGGAGATCCAGGCCTTTATTCTGTCCAGCTCCCGGAAGGCAATTACGACATGATGGTAAACGATGAGTTAATCCTCCCCAACCAGACAGTTGGCAGAAAGGGTTCAAGCTCAAAGTACTTTTTCTATTATTACTCCATGAACTTTAACTCCAACGGGCAGATTTTTACAACGGCCAGCGCGCCTGGGACGCAGGTCGTGCGGTCAGCAAATTGTCCATCCATTCCTTCTTTGCCGGAGGCAGCAAACGCAAATTACGCCTTTACAGGATGGACAAAAGGGCCGGGGGCAGACTCGGGGGTCTTTGATTTTAGTCGGACAATGAGTTCTACAAGGACGGCTTACGCCCAATGGGTCCAGGTTAATTCCGGGGAATATCCGGTGGCCGTCTATGGCGCTGAACACGAAGGTTCGTCTGTCGCCACCTCGTCTTCGGATTACCAGGTGACACTGAAGCCGCCTGCCA